One window of Quercus robur chromosome 5, dhQueRobu3.1, whole genome shotgun sequence genomic DNA carries:
- the LOC126728007 gene encoding F-box/FBD/LRR-repeat protein At4g26340-like → MLLKFIMLLVSWTNLLSIGGVDRISNLPDPLICHILSFIPTKQSVATSILSTRWKPLWTMVPALDFEDTEKRDQRYHDNNNRMTFIHFVCGVLAVRKPVPLKKFKLQLISPNQSIHFHVRAWIYYAIRHGVEEIDVRLFLRRPFELPQCVFSCKSLEIMTLYGMVVLNCHSESVYLPKVKHLRLLKVKYANEDSFHSLLTGSPHLQKLSVWTDQQDDTMALNICHPTVEWLSAIIEAQDHRFKLEINVPNLKFLNLVDSIFQYDLMNKVVKATFDLFEDEQQASDLEKYSHLLGPLADAHTLTLQYAKSPCFDFSLPMLNNLRSLQLQVRCCQWHLLPNLLESAPNLVNLIINKEDTEGPHELSWTEPLHVPKCLELRIRRISILQFRSLEHEVKLIKYILKNAKVLEIMDILTGLSDLEESHHIFKIISELPKGSSACKLFLLNN, encoded by the exons ATGCTTTTGAAGTTCATCATGCTTTTAGTTTCTTG GACTAATTTATTGTCAATTGGGGGA GTCGACAGGATCAGCAATCTACCGGACCCTCTGATCTGTCACATCCTTTCATTTATCCCAACCAAACAGTCCGTCGCCACATCAATATTGTCAACAAGGTGGAAGCCGCTCTGGACTATGGTCCCAGCTCTTGATTTCGAAGACACAGAAAAACGGGACCAGAGATACCATGACAATAATAACCGCATGACTTTTATCCATTTTGTATGCGGAGTTTTGGCTGTCCGCAAACCAGTCCCTTTGAAGAAATTCAAACTCCAACTCATTTCTCCAAATCAATCAATCCATTTCCATGTCCGTGCATGGATTTATTATGCAATTAGGCACGGTGTTGAAGAAATCGATGTCAGGCTCTTTCTTAGGCGACCATTTGAGTTGCCTCAGTGTGTTTTCAGTTGCAAATCACTGGAGATTATGACATTATATGGAATGGTTGTTCTGAATTGTCATTCAGAATCTGTTTATCTTCCGAAGGTCAAGCATCTTCGTCTTCTCAAAGTTAAGTACGCTAATGAGGACTCTTTTCATAGCCTCTTAACTGGTTCCCCACACCTCCAAAAATTATCAGTTTGGACCGATCAACAAGACGATACAATGGCTCTTAATATCTGTCATCCTACAGTTGAGTGGCTCAGCGCCATTATTGAAGCACAAGATCATAGATTTAAACTTGAGATAAATGTGCCCAATCTTAAGTTTCTTAATCTAGTCGATTCAATTTTCCAATATGATTTGATGAACAAAGTTGTTAAAGCGACCTTTGATTTATTTGAAGATGAGCAACAAGCTAGTGACCTTGAAAAATACAGTCACCTTCTTGGACCACTCGCTGACGCTCATACTTTGACATTGCAGTATGCTAAG TCTCCCtgttttgatttctctcttcCCATGCTTAACAATTTGAGATCGCTGCAACTTCAAGTAAGATGCTGCCAATGGCATCTACTACCAAATTTGCTTGAAAGTGCTCCTAATCTTGTGAACCTTATAATTAATAAG GAGGATACCGAAGGACCACATGAGTTGAGCTGGACAGAGCCACTCCATGTTCCCAAATGTCTAGAATTACGCATTCGGAGAATTTCTATATTACAATTTAGAAGCTTGGAACATGAAGTGAAACTCATAAAATATATTCTGAAGAATGCAAAAGTCTTGGAAATAATGGACATTCTTACTGGCTTGTCGGATTTGGAGGAAAGTCATCATATTTTCAAGATAATATCAGAGTTACCAAAGGGTTCTTCTGCGTGTAAACTTTTTCTTCTCAACA ATTGA